The genomic segment gggaggggggacaGGGGTGAGACCCCCGGGGCACCATcactgcaccccaaacccccattGGGACCGgtggggcaggcacagggtcCTGGTTGTACCACCCTGTGCctggcctggagctgctgtccccgtgtccccagacCCCGTTTGCCCCCATCATCCTCTGTGCCTCCAGCACCCCTTTTGCCCCCAGAcccccttttcccccagcacccccttTGCCCCAGTCATCCCCTTTGCCCCCAGACCCTGttttcccccagcaccctgtTTGCCCCCAGAACCTCGTTTGTCCCCAGCACCCTGTTTGCCCCCACCAACCTCTTTGCCCCCAGCACCCCATTAGCCCCCAGCCCCCCAGACCTTGAAGAAGATGATGTAGGAGGCGATGAGCACGCCGAGGCTCTGCAGCAGGTCCCCCAGGACGTGCACGAAGGCGGCTCGGACGCTGGCGTTGGGCTGCTCGCCGCCCGCCCCGTGGCTGTGCCCGTGGCCCGTCTGGTGCAGGGCCAGCCCCATCCTGCGGGCAGGGCACCGGTGACACCCCAGGGACCCTCAGGCTCGGGTAGGGGACAGTGGGGACTGTGGTGGCACCTACACGATGTTGACGGCCACGGCGCAGGCGGAGGTGATGAGCATGACCCCACCCTCGATGTCGTAGTCCCCCGAGAGCAGGCGCTGCGCCCCCAGGTACACCAGGACCCCCGTCACCACCCAGATGGAGAGCACGGAGAGCAGAGCCCCCAGGATCTCTGCGGAGAGACCCCCAAAGGCTGCCACACTGCCGTGCCACCCCCAGCGCCATCCCTGGCCATGCTGGGCACGGTGTGGGCACCCAGCACAATCCCTGGGGTGCTCCttgcacagggctggcagcgcaTCTGCCCTGCCTTGTTCACAGTGCCAGGACTTTACCAGGGGCTCCCCCGGCCCCTCAGAGCACCCCAGCGCCCCTGCTCCACACGGGGAGGGCACCTTGGGGTGCTCCAGTGTCACCCTGGGGCGGTGCCACCGCGTTACCTGCCCGGTGCCAGCCGAAGTTCATGGTTTTGGTGGGGGGCCGTGAGGACACCCAGAGGGCAAAGAGGCTGATCATGATGCTGGCAAAGTCCGTCAGCAGGTGGGCAGCGTCCGTCAGGATGGCCAGGCTGTGTGCCAGGTACCCGCCTgcagggacattgggggacattggggggacactggggggacatGGCCAGGCTGTGTGCCAGGTACCCGCCTGCAGGGACATTGGGGGTCATGGCCAGGCTGTGTGCCAGGTACCCGCCtgcagggacatggggggacattgggggacattggggggacactggggggacatGGCCAGGCTGTGTGCCAGGTACCCGCCtgcagggacatggggggacactgggggacacGGCAGGGTCCTGCCCCaagctggcacagctcagctcgcCCCGAGCCACAGGCGGGTCCCACTGGGTGTCCTGACCCACACAAAGCCAGCAGGGCGCTGTGGCTGCTCCCTCAGGCGGGAACCGGGACAagaggggctctggggtgaCCCCCGGGTACCCCACGGACTCACCCACGGCCTCCCCCAGCATGAAGAAGAGGCAGATGGCAGCCGCCAGGTAGAGCTTCCTCCgtgcccgctgctgctgcccggggtGGGCGCCGCGCCCCCGCgagtggcagtgctgcccacGCCGCGTGCCCAGCTCCAGCGCGGGCTCCCGTCCGTGCTCCGCGCTCCGTCCGTCCCGTCCGTCCTTCCCCACGCAGCGCCTGCGGCCaagcctggggctggggggcttcGGGCGCACCCCGAGCGCtggccccagcccggccccccCCAGACCCCCTCGGGACCGCAGAGCAGAGTGGGCACAGCCCCCCCGGCGCCCTGGGCACCCCCGTACCCGCCGCTGCTGCCCTCGCTCAGCAGGCGCCGCTTCTCATCGCCGCCcgccatcctcctcctcctcctcctcctcctcctcctgctgctgctcccgctGCGGCCGGGGCTCGGCGCGCTGACCCCGGCGCTGGTGGCAGCCGGTGGCCTTGGCTCGTGTGAAGAGCCGGGATTCGTGTGCAAATCCCGGCTGGAGGAGGGACGGCCAGGCCGGCTGCAAAGCGCCCGCGGGGCCTGCCCCGGGCTGGGCCCCTCTCCGGCCAGCCGGGGGCTGCGCTGCTGCTGGGGGGGGGTTGAGGTGGGACCCCCCCTCTgagtgtccccaggggctgcacagagccGGGCTGGGGGCAAGGGGCGTGGAACGGCCCCGTGTCCCCTCCGAGGCACACGGTGACCCCCATCTCTGCTTCGGAACCCCCCAGTTTGGATCCAGGCGTGTGATGGATAAGCCTGGACCCCTCCAAAGCAGAGGCTCCTTTCCCCACCCTGGCTGGGCAGCGTTAATTACCCTGGGCTAATTGCCCTCGTGGCTCAGCTCTGAGTCCTGCCTTGGTTTCCTCTCCGAGCAGGACTCATGTTTTTGCAGGAGAAATGTATTTACGGGGTACTTTTGCATTTAGGATGTGTATTAGATTTATGGTGTATTTTTTCACCCCAGGTGCATTTCTGAGGTTAGTCAATGCATTTCACCCCAGGTGCATCTCTCAGCAGCAAACCAGCAGCTCGGTGCCCACACCATCCCCATTTTGgggcctggcccagcctggagcaccctcagtccccctgtgccacctctcCAGGCCCAGGACAAGGCCTGGACAGGACACTCCATCCCCAGGAGATAAATCCTGCCGGGTGCTGACTGTCACACCCCGGGCGGACGGCCAGGAGCGGCTGCCAGCGCTGCCAGAGGTGCTAACGAGGCTGGAAATTAAGAGCTGGACCcgaggtgtccctgtgccacaccGGACACTGGCAGCGACACTCTGATGGCACCAGCCTGGCAAAGCCAGCCCCGGTGCCCACAGCGAGCCGAGAGCGAGAGGCGAGCGAGGAAAGGACCACCCCGAAGCACCACCGGTTTTCTTTACAAAATACACAAATTCCAAATGCGTGACAATTATATACAAAACAAGGGAATTACAAAACGTGCGGAATTGTCCCGTTTGCACCCGTATAGAAAAGTGTCCTGTGCTGGAGCGGGGCCGGCTCGCCAGGCTGCCGGGCCCTGCCCCGTGTGCCCCCGTCCCGAAGGCGTCGCCGGGCATCCCGTGCCCGTGCCAGCGCTGCTGCGGCTACAGGGGAGCTGCCGAGGGAGAGGATGGCGTGAGGAAGAAGAGCCCgggcccccagagctgccccgtGGGTGCTGGGGAGGTGGGCTCAGCCCTTACCCATCACTGTCCTCTCGGGCGCCGCGTTCTCTtccacctcctcttcctcctccccatcaAAGTActcctcatcttcctctgcTGCAAACGAGGGCACAGAGGTCAGCGGGAGGCGCCGGGAGGAGCAAAAGGTGCCACCGGGTGaggggggtctgggggctcaATTACCAGGGTCGAAGTCCAGGGCGTGCACGGCCTCGCTGAGGTGCTCCAGGCTCACCGAGAAGGCGTCCATGCTCTCGTAGCCCTGCTCGATCTTGTCCAGGCGGGCGCCCTTGGAGGCCTCCACGatcctgggcagggagagcacgGGTGGGTGcgggtgtccctgtcccctccccgggctggggggcggcagggcaggggctcagggcagcccccactccccaaatccccaaatcctgcccgTGGGGCTCGGATCGAGGAGATTGCCCCGGTTTGAGCACTTACGTTTTTATGAGCTGCTTGGCATTCTGTGGagagagaagaaggaggaggaggaagagaagaggaaggaggTGAGTGAGGCCACGGCAGCcgccaggctgtccccaggagTGGGACCCCACATCGGGGCGGGTCTGGGGGTCTCACCATGAGGAAGGCGGCCCCGCCGGTCTCCTCGGCTGCCTGGATGGCCGTCTCCACCAGGCGGCTGGacttctccagctgctccttgtaCTGGCAGATGAGGCTCTGGATGAAGGCGGTCTTGTCCGCCTGCTCGCGGCCGATGCGCTGCAGCAGCTCCGCCTTCTTCTCCTCCAGCAGCGCCGCCAGCGCGTCAAAGCGAGCGCACAGCTCCCTCTTGGCCGCCTCGCTGTTCTCCTGCGGGGACGAGGGACAAGCGATGGCACCcgcagcatccccagcaggatggcagcatccctgctccgCACCGTGCCCCGCTGAGGTTTCACCCCCGCGCTTTTGGGGgttcctttccccctctcctcaCCTCGGTGCTCTGACAGGAATCCTCCAGCTGCGAGATGATGGTCTGGATCCGGTCGTTCCCCGCCACCAGCATGGAGATGCAGTTGTTCAGCTCAGTCTGGTGAGGGACAGAGAGGAGAAGTTTTAACTCCTGCGGGGACAGGGACCTCTcccagtgcccagtgcccagctgggcatTGCCcatgccagctctgctccccattTTAACTCCTGCGGGGACAGGGACCTCTCCCAatgcccagtgcccagctgggcattgcccatcccagctctgctccacatTTTAACTCGTGTGGTGACAGGGAcctctcccagtgcccagctgggcattgcccatcccagctctgctcccccacatccccaccaaccacagctgctctgaatATTCTAAATATAGCCTGTCTCCTGGGCGAAGTCACCCGGGGGCTATAAATACCCCGTGAGCCATCCCCAGAGTTATTTGTCActgtcccagctcagcacaTGGCCCTGAGCCcccccccgggtcccccccACGGTACCTTCTGTCCCTGGAAGACGCTTTCCAGAGGGGCCACCTCGCAGTCCTTGTGGGCACCGAAGACCTTGCACATGGAGCAGGTGGGCACCTCGCAGGTGACGCAGTAGATGTTGATGCGCTCGTCCTCGTGCTCCTTGCACATGGGGTGCTCCCCCTTCTTCAGGGGCCTGCTGGAGAGGGTGGCACGGCCTCGGTGACGTCCCCGGCATGGCGACAGCCACAGCAGGGTGACAGCCACACCAGGGTGATGTCCCTATCACGGTGACATCCACGCCAGGGTGATGTCCCTATCACGGTGACATCCACACCAGGGTGATGTCTCCACCAGGGTGATGTCCCCATCATGGTGACATCCACGCCAGGGTGATGTCCCCCCTACAGGGACACCCCTGTCATCACGGTGACATCCACACCAGGGTGATGTCCCCACCAGGGTGACGTCCCCATCACGGTGACATCCACGCCAGGGTGATGTTGATGTCACCTGTGACGATCCCTGTCTCCCCTACAGGGACACCCCTGCCACCACGGTGTCCCCACTTCAGCCTCGCCCCCACCACGGTGACACCCCTTCTGTCACCCCAAAATCAGGTCCCCAGGAAAGAGGGGACGTGGCACAATGCCACAGGTCCtctctgggagctgccagcccctgtGTGTCCCAGTTTAGGGCGCCGTGGCAGGGGTGGCGCTGGGGCCGGGGGGGCTGCGATCCAGAGGCGCTGCACCAGTGCCTAATTTTAGCCCTGTGCTGCCCGGATTTATTGTCACCATCGTGTGACCGGGGTGGGGACACCCAGACAGCCCCGGGGGCTCCCGGACGGGGGCTGCAGCTCAATGGTGCCATCCGCAGCgaggagggacagggggacaaggcagagctgtgacacACGGACAGCCCCGGCTCCCCCGGCCCCCCCGGCCACCTGCCACGCGCCATCGTCCCCGTCCCCATGGCTCTCACACAATAtttacagcagcccaggggatTTGGCTGGGGCCACGCTCTGCCCCGAGAGCCTGTgacccccctgtcccccccagctccatcctggtcCCCCCaagccatccctgtgccccttATCAGCCCCGGTGCCTGCTGTCACGGCAGGgcctgccttccttccccacACCTCTTATCTGCCCCCGAACGTTCCAGCAGGAGCACGGGGACAGCAGGACGTGCCACCACCCCCAGGGACCTGCCATCCCCCTGGGACAGCCAGAGACACTGACTGCTGGGGAAAAATGGGCTGGGGGAGGAAGTTTTGGGTCCAGGGGTGAAGTTTTGGGTCCAGGGAAGAAATTTTGGATCGGGGGAGGAAGTTTTAGGTCCAGGGGTGAAGTTTTGGATTGGGGGATGAAGTTTTGGATCCAGGGAGGAAATTTTGGGTCTAGGGAGGAAGTTTTGGGTCCTGGGAGGAAGTTTTGGGTTGGGGAAGGAAGTTTTGGGTCCAGGGAAGGGGATTTTGGTCGAGGGAGGGAGATTTGAGTCGGGAAATGATCCGAATCAGGGATCACCGGGCAGAAGGGCCCCCAGTGTGATCTCTCGGggtctcagtgctgctgctggcacacgGCAGGgccacccccgtgtccccacgTCCCCGGCGCCCACCTGGAGCACTCCTGCTTGTAGATGTCGATGATGTTCTCCACCAGCAGGTTCCTCTGCAGCCCGTAGACGCCGTGGCGGTCCAGCAGCACCTCGTGGCGGCACGAGGGGCACCGGAACCGGCCCCCCGAGATCAGAGTGCCCCGGCTCTGCCAGTACGGGTTGGCGGCCTGCCAGGGCGACACGAAGGCGGGGAGGGTCCCTCGGGTTCCCCCAGCGTCCCCAGCGTCCCCAGCCCGGCACGGGGACCCCGCTCACCTGGAACACGTCGTTGGCGCACTTGCGGCACAGGttgtgctggcagggcaggatcACCACGGGCTTGCTGAACATCTCCAGGCAGATGGGGCAGATGAGCTGCTTCTCCAGGCTCTCCATGGCGCTGCCATCGTGCAGGATCCCCGCTTGGAACTCCATGGGCTCGGCCGTGCTCCGCTGGCTGCGCTCTCGCTGccggcgccccccgccccgctaTTTATCGGTGCCCCGGTGTCACGCGGCGCCCGCGGTGTCGGGTGTCCCGGGACAGCACCTGAcacccgggccgggccgggaaGGGCCGGTAAACAAGACGGGCACAGCCTGTCCAGGCGGCGCTGCCCGCCCGTGCCGCGGACGTGCCCGGGCCGGAGCTGCTGCGGGGTAAACAGGGGCAGGCATGGAGccaaagggaccccaaaacatcaccctggggacacggggcacATCGGGGTAAACAGGGGCAGGCATTGTCccaaagggaccccaaaacatcgccctggggacacgggggacatcGGGGTAAACAGGGGCAGGCATGGAGccaaagggaccccaaaacatcgccctggggacacacactGGCATTGGGGTAAACGGGGGCAGGCACGGCCCCAAAGGGACCCCAAACAtcaccctggggacacgggggacatcAGGATAGACAGGGGCAGGCATTGTCCAAAGGAACCCCAAAACAtcgccctggggacacccactGGCATTGGGGTAAACAGGGGCAGGCATTGTCCCAAAGGGACCCCAAACATCACCCTGGGCACAAggggggcacacacagccccggGGGCACTGGGacatggtggtggtggtggttccagaaatctgtcagagctggcccagctgcagcaggggggGGGTTTGTACAGTTTGTCCCTTTGCCCACCCAAAACATGAACGATGTGATGTGCCAGCATCTCACCGTGGTTCCCTGAGCGCCAGGAGgggagaggcagctctgggggcaccCAGACCCACgcctggcactggcacagggctgggggggctccTCGATGAGCCCAGGCCCAGTGGGGGCCGCTCAGGCTGtgccccagagccctggcacagggatggcacagccctggcacagccaggccacagccctggcacagccatggcacagccctggcacagccaggccacagccctggcacagccatggcacagccctggcacggcTGGCCTCGCTGCTGAGGCTCAAGAGCTGACCCAGAAACGGCCGTGGGGGCAAAGggtgagcagagccctggctgccagcagccctgacACGGTGCcagctggctgggcagggccggggctggccccggggagagctggcagctgcaCTGCCCTGGTAACCCTacccctggcacagggggcacCAGGGGGGACAGCGTGGGGCAGGGTGAGCAGCCTCTCAGCTGTTTCGGGGTGCACTGACCCCTCTGTTCCCTCCAGGACAGTTCCTCAGCTGTTTTGGGCTCCTTCCTGGCTGGCTCACGTGTGCAGCGAGTGACTGTGCCCAGACCTGCGGGCACATCTTGCAAAATTGTTCCTGTCCGGGCACTTGGGGCTCTGCCAGCGAGGCCCTGGCAGCAAACGGGGCCGGCTGGGCTCAGACCCTGCCCGGACCCAGACACGACCCGGGTGACATTGATTAATTAATTGCTTCTGGACTCGGTTAAGGGGATTCACAGCAGCGGAGGGGGTGTAATGCCCTAAGCAGCTTTCCCAACCCACAAGGGGCTCGTTGGCCCCTAATTGGCTTGGGACAGCTTAGGCAGCGCCCAGGGCATTAATCACCCCGGGATCCTTCCCAATTAACCCCGCAGAGCCCGCTGCAGGGATGGATCTCCCTCTGCTTGGCTTcgcagggctctgagcagtgGGTGGCCTCTCCCAAAATGTCCCTGGGGTGGCTTTGCAATGGCTGGGGAGACAGCAgggcctgtgccagggctcctgggcaTGGGGGGcacttccagccctgcagcctgaaGAGGAAAGGGAGCCATGGCACAGGACAGGGAACAGAACAGACCAGCTcttgtgtcactgtcacaccagGCCAGAGCATAACCAAGGGTGACAGGGGCCATACTGATTTTTTCTGGACGCCAAGCAGTAAATCATAGAGTCCCAGAACTGTTTGTTTTGGAAGGacctcagagcccatccagtgccacccctgccatggcagggacacctcccactgtcccaggcactcccagccccactgtccagcctggcctgggcactgccagggatccaggggcagccacggcTGCTCTggccaccctgtgccagggcctcagcaccctgaCAGGCACCAATCCCTTCCAAATTAATAAACAGAAATGTCagtaattaataaattaataatgtcATTAAACATTACCCACGCGCTCGCCCCGCCCCCCGATCTGACCAATCACAGAGCGGCGTGCACGGAATGGGCGTGGCCATTCATGTGGGCGTGGCCGCGCTGAGGAAGGCGGGCGGGCGCAGCGCAGCCCTAAGATGgcggccgggcggcggcggcggcggcgctgagGTAACGCGGCTGCTCCGGCCCGGTCCGGCTCGGCCCGGGGCCggtccttgtccttgtcctccCGGGCCCCGGGGCTTGGAGCGGGCGGGATCCGCGCTGCAGGTTGGGCAGGGGCGGCCGGTATCCACTGCGGCGGGCAGGGCCCAGCGGGCCGGCATCATCCCCCGCTGTGGGGCGAGCGGTGCACCGGTGCTTCCCTTCCCAGGTGGGGGCCCGGTGCGGCCGCGCCGAGCGGGAGGGGTGCATTTATATTACCTATATTAATTACCTACgttctctatatatttatattattctaATAATATAAATTAGCGCGGcgggcggcgctgcccggcccggTGTCCGCTcggccgggccggccccggGGCCCGCAGCACCGcgggccggagcggggccgagggcggccccggggctcgGGGACAGCTCCCGGTACGGGGGACGGTGTGTGCCCGCTCGGAACCCGCTGTGCTGTGCTTGAGGAACGCGGTGTTTGCCGCTGGGAAATTACAAATTACAGCTCCCGCCCTTGCTGGCCCATGGATCTCGGTGCCGATGGGAAATTGCAGCTCCGGCCCTTGTTGTCCCTCGGTCTCGGTGCCGATGGGAattcacagctcctgccctttTCGGCCCCTCGGATCTCCGTGTTCAGGCTCTGACCcggagccccagccctgctgcaggtgcagccccGGCCCTTCCCGCCTTCCTCACCCACGGCACATCTCGGTTCAAATCCTTACTGCAAATGCCCCTCGCACAGCTTTGCTGAAAGGTTAAAATATCGCTCTAGCGTTGCCTGAGACTGATGAtaccttttttctctctctttttcttttttttattttttctcaaaaaaaaaataaattgcctAAAGCAGTGGAAATACTTGAAATCTCCCTACTAATAACAGGCCGTTTCAATGTGGTCCTTATTGCCTGACATAAAGAGAATTACCTTTATCACTGGCTGTCTTAAAGCTGTTGTAGCTCTGATCTATCAgtgtgattttatttatttatttacttttggTTTTGCGTTTCATTCTGTTTGACCAGTGATCCTTGGCTAGtcaagctctttttttttttaatttattttaatttattgctGTCTCTAGTCAGTGTCCCGTTTTGGTTTGGCTGTGTGAAGCTGGTGCTGGTGTTTGGTTTGTAATCTTGTAGGGCAGCGTGCAGGGAGGGTCATAAATCTGCAGCAGggtttggtggcttttttttttttttcctccttttttttttgcgtGTGTCTCTTGTTTTACTTTCAGAGCAATAACTTAACTTTTGTCCTTGCTCTGTTGAGCAAAAGTGAAAGTTAGATGCTGGGTGCAAACTTCTGCCATCAGTTATCCTAATTAACCTTTCATAGCTGTAGATTCCTCATGCAGAGGAGGCTTGGTGAGAAACCAGTCACCTCAGAAAAGATAAACGGGGAGCGACTGAAGCTTTCTCTTCCCTGAGTAAAACAATTGTAACAGAAACGTTTGCTCCTGCAGCCACGTGCCCAACAAGGCAGTTTAATTAAGATTGCAGCCCGACCAGGGGTTCAGCTGGGACCTGCCGTGCTCTCCGGGCTGGATGGGGAGCATGccagcctgctgctgttcctgcagatGCTCGCGGAGGACgctgaggcagaggagcaggagcgcTCTCCAGAGCCCTGGCTCGGCACCGTCCCAGCCTAGGTTTGAATTGCTGCCGCCTTGAACACGCCGGGCTGTATTTGAAATCGTAACCAACGAAAGGATGTGATTTTCGCTCCCACCTGGTCCGGGGCAGGCAGGTGCAGGTTTATGGAGGAGCTTCTGGAACGTTCTGAGCCCCCGTTAACGGCGGGGCCCGGGCAGGCCAGCCCCTAGGGGGGGGAAATACAGCCCGGCTCCTGTGCCTAAGCTTTAGCTGTGTGGGTTTCTCCCCCTTCCCCAGAACCTTTGCTCCTGAAGATGGTGAGTAGCCAGCCTAAGTACGATCTAATTCGGGAGGTTGGTCGTGGCAGTTATGGTGTGGTGTACGAAGCGCTCGTCAGGAGGACCTGTGCCCGCGTGGCCGTCAAAAAGATCCGGTGCCACGCTCCCGAGAACGTGGAACTGGCTCTGCGCGAGTTCTGGGCCCTTAGCAGTATCAAGAGCCAGCACCCCAACGTCATCCACCTGGAGGAGTGCATCTTGC from the Melospiza georgiana isolate bMelGeo1 chromosome 24, bMelGeo1.pri, whole genome shotgun sequence genome contains:
- the SLC30A2 gene encoding proton-coupled zinc antiporter SLC30A2, producing the protein MAGGDEKRRLLSEGSSGGRCVGKDGRDGRSAEHGREPALELGTRRGQHCHSRGRGAHPGQQQRARRKLYLAAAICLFFMLGEAVGGYLAHSLAILTDAAHLLTDFASIMISLFALWVSSRPPTKTMNFGWHRAEILGALLSVLSIWVVTGVLVYLGAQRLLSGDYDIEGGVMLITSACAVAVNIVMGLALHQTGHGHSHGAGGEQPNASVRAAFVHVLGDLLQSLGVLIASYIIFFKPEYKYVDPICTFLFSALVLGTTLTILRDVLLVLMEGTPKGMDFNAVRDTLLAVRGVEAVHSLHIWALTAAQPLLSVHIAINAAASAQEVLEEASSRLQGAFRFHSTTIQVESYSEEMRDCRECQPPRD
- the TRIM63 gene encoding E3 ubiquitin-protein ligase TRIM63 encodes the protein MEFQAGILHDGSAMESLEKQLICPICLEMFSKPVVILPCQHNLCRKCANDVFQAANPYWQSRGTLISGGRFRCPSCRHEVLLDRHGVYGLQRNLLVENIIDIYKQECSSRPLKKGEHPMCKEHEDERINIYCVTCEVPTCSMCKVFGAHKDCEVAPLESVFQGQKTELNNCISMLVAGNDRIQTIISQLEDSCQSTEENSEAAKRELCARFDALAALLEEKKAELLQRIGREQADKTAFIQSLICQYKEQLEKSSRLVETAIQAAEETGGAAFLMNAKQLIKTIVEASKGARLDKIEQGYESMDAFSVSLEHLSEAVHALDFDPEEDEEYFDGEEEEEVEENAAPERTVMAPL